A single region of the Nostoc sp. MS1 genome encodes:
- a CDS encoding tyrosine-type recombinase/integrase, giving the protein MGEDTTRQIDLVLSTPLPLTLHPAAVYLSSLSPTSRRTMEKALNVIARLLTSNQCDAMSLDWSKLRYQHTAAIRAIFIEQYSPATTNRMLCAMRRVLKESLRLGFISAQDYQNAIDLKSVRGDSGLPGRLIKPEEIISLLRNCHQDNVIGIRDAALIGILSSCGLRRSEAVALEMNDFNREDNSLKVRQGKGGKSRRVYLPPGAVAILNDWLTIRGKSSGALICPVKRGGHIHVQHLTDQAVMAICQKRAANAGIKPFSPHDFRRTFITRLLESGIDVLTVSQLAGHVNLATTQKYDLRSETAKRKAVECLNFLYENSF; this is encoded by the coding sequence ATGGGAGAAGACACAACAAGGCAAATCGATTTAGTGTTGTCCACGCCACTGCCGTTGACGCTTCATCCGGCGGCAGTGTACTTGTCGAGTTTGAGTCCCACTTCACGACGGACGATGGAAAAGGCATTGAATGTAATTGCACGATTGCTAACTAGCAACCAATGCGATGCAATGTCCTTAGATTGGTCAAAATTACGCTACCAGCACACAGCAGCAATCAGAGCTATATTCATTGAGCAGTATTCGCCAGCAACAACTAATAGAATGCTTTGTGCCATGAGGCGAGTGCTAAAGGAAAGTTTACGCTTGGGGTTCATCAGCGCACAAGATTACCAGAATGCAATAGACCTCAAAAGTGTGCGTGGTGATTCAGGATTGCCAGGAAGATTAATCAAGCCAGAAGAAATTATTTCCCTGTTACGCAATTGTCACCAAGATAATGTAATTGGCATCAGAGATGCAGCACTTATAGGAATTTTAAGTAGTTGTGGATTGCGAAGGTCTGAGGCAGTAGCCCTAGAAATGAATGATTTTAACCGTGAAGATAATTCATTAAAAGTGCGGCAGGGTAAAGGAGGAAAATCACGCAGAGTATACTTGCCTCCTGGGGCTGTTGCTATTTTGAATGATTGGTTGACAATCAGGGGAAAATCGTCAGGAGCTTTAATTTGTCCAGTCAAGCGTGGTGGACACATTCATGTTCAACATTTAACAGATCAAGCAGTCATGGCGATTTGTCAAAAACGTGCTGCCAATGCCGGAATTAAACCCTTTAGTCCGCACGATTTTCGACGGACATTTATCACCAGACTGCTGGAATCAGGCATTGATGTTTTGACAGTCAGTCAATTAGCAGGTCATGTTAATCTAGCTACCACTCAAAAGTATGACTTGCGTTCTGAAACTGCTAAACGCAAAGCTGTTGAATGTCTCAACTTCCTCTATGAAAATTCCTTTTAA
- a CDS encoding type IV secretory system conjugative DNA transfer family protein: MSKSLKATNNHQGFRFEQLQNPDSEIGKYTHQLFTPNGLTVLSLLSAYILMRVFFGDSNKKKIATSYWGGTKETTAAQKKALLQIKTPQCDSAALYIGKHQDKGGGNTFYIPDVQRGTAVIGAPGSGKTFSAINPMIYSAIDQGFPCIVYDFKYASQAKVAAYAKYKGYDVHIFAPGFPESEVCNPLDFLRDCSDAESARQISTVINKNFRLLGNSSEDGFFGPSGDQLTQAILMLAKEFGDYADVMTCAAILSSEHMVKRLMAASLNPWVKIAFGQLFSSAASEKTVAGIVATASIMFTRFMAKNTLGCFIGKTTLPLEIKGKQMIIFGLDRERRDAVGPLMTSILHMTIARNIAFKRSDPLIVALDELPSIYLPDLYRWLNESRSEGFCGIIGFQNMGQLEKNYGKEVAKAILGACSSKFIFNPGENESAQLFSSFLGDEEIKYKQKSRSSGGKNNSTNISEQEKTRKLFESAQFLKLIAGKCVFINPAYANKNEGSVPLLKTIKISQPLKNIDKYNQLKWARIVSLAARKSTQKFPSQQDLALRVNLVEQRFPIPDNPGAVSPNPNLTAKDVHGMVNEVHSDSGV; the protein is encoded by the coding sequence ATGAGCAAGTCTCTAAAAGCTACTAATAACCATCAAGGATTTCGCTTCGAGCAATTACAAAATCCTGATAGCGAAATTGGTAAATACACTCACCAATTATTCACCCCCAATGGTCTAACAGTTTTATCCTTGCTTAGTGCTTATATTCTCATGAGGGTATTTTTTGGCGACTCCAATAAAAAGAAAATTGCTACTTCTTATTGGGGGGGTACTAAAGAAACGACTGCTGCTCAAAAAAAAGCTCTCTTGCAAATAAAAACCCCGCAATGTGACAGTGCAGCACTTTACATTGGTAAGCATCAGGATAAAGGTGGTGGCAATACTTTCTATATTCCTGATGTACAAAGAGGTACGGCTGTTATCGGCGCTCCCGGCTCTGGTAAAACATTCTCTGCCATCAACCCGATGATTTACTCGGCTATTGACCAGGGGTTCCCGTGTATAGTTTATGACTTTAAGTACGCTTCTCAAGCTAAAGTTGCTGCTTATGCCAAGTACAAGGGCTATGATGTGCATATCTTCGCCCCTGGATTCCCTGAATCTGAAGTCTGCAATCCCCTTGACTTTTTAAGAGATTGTTCTGATGCCGAAAGCGCACGGCAAATTTCTACTGTTATTAATAAGAACTTCCGACTTTTAGGTAATTCATCTGAGGATGGTTTTTTTGGCCCTTCAGGGGATCAGCTGACACAAGCAATTTTGATGTTAGCTAAAGAGTTTGGTGATTACGCTGATGTCATGACCTGTGCGGCGATACTCTCTAGTGAACACATGGTCAAACGCCTGATGGCTGCTTCCTTAAACCCTTGGGTGAAAATTGCCTTTGGTCAGTTGTTCAGTTCTGCCGCATCTGAAAAAACTGTTGCCGGGATTGTTGCCACAGCTTCGATTATGTTTACTCGCTTCATGGCGAAAAATACTCTTGGCTGTTTCATCGGGAAAACGACTCTGCCTTTAGAAATCAAGGGTAAGCAGATGATTATCTTTGGCTTGGACAGAGAACGGCGAGATGCTGTAGGGCCTCTCATGACTTCAATCTTACACATGACTATCGCCCGTAACATCGCTTTTAAACGCTCTGACCCATTAATCGTTGCACTAGACGAATTACCCTCGATTTACTTGCCTGATCTATATAGGTGGCTCAACGAATCCCGTTCTGAGGGGTTCTGCGGCATTATCGGCTTTCAGAATATGGGACAGTTAGAGAAGAATTACGGTAAAGAAGTAGCTAAGGCTATCCTTGGTGCTTGCAGTTCTAAATTCATCTTCAATCCTGGTGAGAATGAATCCGCACAATTATTCTCTAGCTTTTTGGGTGATGAAGAAATTAAATATAAACAGAAAAGCCGTTCCTCTGGTGGTAAAAATAATAGCACTAATATTAGTGAGCAAGAAAAAACTAGAAAGCTGTTTGAATCGGCCCAATTCCTGAAACTAATTGCTGGTAAATGTGTTTTTATTAATCCAGCATACGCTAATAAAAACGAAGGGTCAGTTCCACTACTAAAGACGATTAAAATTTCTCAACCTCTCAAAAATATTGATAAATATAATCAACTTAAATGGGCGAGAATTGTTAGTTTAGCTGCTAGGAAGAGTACACAGAAATTTCCCTCCCAGCAAGATTTAGCTTTGCGGGTGAATCTTGTCGAGCAGCGTTTCCCCATCCCCGACAATCCGGGCGCTGTTTCCCCTAATCCTAATCTGACAGCTAAAGATGTTCATGGTATGGTCAACGAAGTTCATTCTGATAGTGGGGTGTAA
- a CDS encoding relaxase/mobilization nuclease domain-containing protein: MKMTIEELKIDSFDVIDKLSQNHVLANGSFIDINLPPRQIIQEFNTLSETRPKLKNLGIYTIISLKNIYIHLNQESCLKIVNQYIHGIGWHDLQYICFLDIQNSNIYIHIIFNRVTPEGQLIDIKCLGANWQQYEILRQSCSLIIDNPIYNQYLQKRFCNCCP; this comes from the coding sequence ATGAAAATGACTATTGAAGAATTGAAAATTGATAGTTTTGATGTGATTGACAAATTATCCCAAAATCATGTTTTAGCTAATGGGAGCTTTATTGATATTAATTTACCTCCCCGGCAAATTATTCAAGAATTTAATACTTTATCCGAAACTCGACCAAAACTCAAAAACTTGGGCATCTATACCATCATTAGTTTGAAAAACATTTATATTCATCTAAATCAAGAATCTTGCCTAAAAATTGTTAATCAATATATTCACGGTATTGGTTGGCATGATTTACAATATATCTGTTTTTTGGATATTCAAAATAGCAATATTTATATTCATATTATTTTTAATCGTGTTACACCAGAGGGTCAACTCATCGATATCAAATGCTTGGGGGCTAACTGGCAACAATATGAGATCCTGCGCCAATCTTGTTCTCTCATCATCGATAACCCTATTTATAACCAGTATTTACAAAAACGATTCTGTAACTGTTGTCCTTAA
- a CDS encoding type IV secretion system DNA-binding domain-containing protein, translating into MSKSSKKVKDKLGKGKLENEQISVVKMLTPFEDIIHLAGICDLSLGGRQGIGALILKKGESIQIKFGFDCLGVHPNLPTEQMLAIFEGIEAGLKEIPEGESLTIHLGSFTSDYSRQQELSHLESNCSIDQLKLLIRSERLRTKELTQSGIRKNKFLRLWCTYTVVADDERSHDFIESIIRKLEKGWFSFTGEIHAINNTRIENILQNSFTDGFLQWSAILGNKMKLGVRALSPEEIWSVIWQQFNHSTPPAIPNPLKIDSIDGLVETQTSDFHIRHLMLENEESVPFFDRKWVKIQDKYIGALNFSQKPGGWYDEQAQLRYLWELISRDNISDTEVICQLTKANQTISKTNLQRITKQSITSTSLSTEKGNIDVKSGMNIEEAVEAQKTIYKGSVVVHTAVAFLVHRNTTRELDEACRYLASYFLRPAVVDRECECAWKIWLQCCPMVWEPLLTKPFNRRLPYFSSEAPGLMPLIRTATGDLTGFELIASEGGTPVHLDLYQNHKNLAVFGATRSGKSVLVAGILTPALAQDIPVVALDYPKPDGTSTFTDYTNLLGLDGAYFDISKESNNLFELPDLRSLDAEIRNERLNDFKEFLSSVLMTMVIGTSMIGVSPSMITNIESIIALTLKTFFNDDEIKLRYKLAIQNGFGSKEWNETPTLLDFYNFCSPAFIQLDSIASNSQEISEALNQIRLRINYWLNTRVGQSISRPSSFRTNAKLLVFALRNLSSEADAAILALSAYAAALRRALSSKASIFFLDEAPILFQFDAIAELIGRLCANGAKSGIRVILSAQEAETIYQTKAAQKIFSNMTTRLVGRIQSSAVDPFIVRFKYPTEIIRVNSTEAFYPKKEGIYSNWLLDDNGKLTFCRYYPAYCLLASVANNPNEQELRSLFLKEYKDNPLLGLVKFSEDYIRMIRGENLSDLAKRLILKSNSQQVA; encoded by the coding sequence ATGTCAAAGTCTTCTAAAAAGGTTAAAGATAAATTAGGGAAAGGTAAGTTAGAAAATGAGCAAATTAGCGTTGTCAAAATGCTCACTCCTTTTGAGGATATTATTCACTTGGCAGGGATATGTGATCTGAGCTTGGGAGGAAGACAGGGTATAGGAGCATTAATTCTAAAAAAGGGTGAAAGTATTCAGATTAAATTCGGCTTTGATTGCTTGGGGGTGCATCCGAACTTACCAACAGAACAAATGTTAGCGATTTTTGAGGGGATAGAAGCGGGACTAAAAGAAATTCCAGAAGGCGAAAGCTTAACAATACATTTAGGTTCGTTTACTTCCGACTACAGCAGACAGCAAGAACTATCACATTTAGAATCTAATTGCTCTATTGACCAATTAAAATTATTGATTCGTAGTGAGAGATTAAGAACCAAAGAACTGACACAGAGCGGGATTAGAAAGAATAAGTTTCTCAGGCTATGGTGTACTTATACTGTAGTGGCTGACGATGAACGCTCTCATGATTTTATAGAATCTATTATTAGGAAATTAGAAAAGGGCTGGTTTTCATTTACAGGCGAAATTCATGCCATAAATAATACAAGAATAGAAAACATTCTGCAAAATTCATTTACTGATGGATTTTTACAGTGGTCAGCTATTCTTGGTAACAAGATGAAGTTAGGAGTTAGAGCTTTAAGCCCTGAAGAAATCTGGTCAGTCATTTGGCAACAGTTTAATCACTCTACTCCCCCAGCGATTCCTAACCCTTTAAAAATCGACTCTATAGATGGATTAGTAGAAACTCAAACAAGTGATTTTCATATCCGTCATTTAATGTTGGAGAACGAAGAGTCTGTACCATTTTTCGATAGGAAATGGGTAAAAATTCAAGATAAATATATTGGGGCGCTCAACTTCAGCCAAAAGCCAGGGGGTTGGTATGACGAACAAGCACAACTACGCTATCTGTGGGAACTAATTTCTAGAGATAATATTTCTGATACTGAGGTGATTTGTCAGTTAACAAAGGCAAACCAAACTATCTCTAAAACTAACCTGCAACGCATTACTAAACAGTCAATCACTAGCACTTCTTTATCCACAGAGAAAGGAAATATTGATGTCAAGTCAGGCATGAATATTGAGGAAGCGGTAGAGGCACAGAAGACAATATATAAAGGTAGTGTCGTCGTACATACAGCAGTAGCTTTTCTCGTTCACCGTAACACCACTAGAGAATTGGATGAAGCTTGCAGATATCTTGCCAGCTATTTCTTGCGTCCAGCCGTAGTTGATAGAGAATGTGAGTGTGCCTGGAAGATATGGTTGCAGTGCTGTCCTATGGTGTGGGAGCCACTGTTAACTAAACCATTCAACCGCCGATTACCTTACTTCAGTTCGGAAGCACCAGGGCTGATGCCATTGATTCGGACTGCTACAGGCGATCTCACTGGATTTGAGCTAATAGCCTCTGAGGGTGGCACACCTGTACACCTGGATTTATACCAAAACCATAAAAATTTAGCGGTGTTTGGTGCAACTCGCTCAGGTAAATCTGTACTGGTGGCAGGTATTCTTACACCTGCACTTGCACAAGATATTCCCGTGGTGGCGCTAGATTATCCCAAACCAGACGGTACATCCACTTTCACCGATTACACCAATCTACTGGGTCTTGATGGGGCATACTTTGACATCTCCAAAGAGTCAAACAATCTTTTTGAACTTCCTGATTTGCGCTCTCTGGATGCAGAAATAAGAAATGAGCGATTGAACGATTTCAAAGAATTTCTCTCCTCTGTGCTGATGACAATGGTGATCGGGACGAGCATGATTGGTGTTAGCCCCTCAATGATCACCAACATTGAGTCAATTATTGCTTTAACATTGAAAACGTTTTTTAATGATGATGAGATTAAATTACGTTATAAACTAGCAATACAAAATGGGTTTGGTAGTAAGGAATGGAACGAAACTCCGACACTATTAGATTTTTATAACTTCTGTTCTCCAGCTTTTATACAGTTAGATTCTATTGCCAGTAATAGCCAAGAGATTAGTGAAGCATTAAATCAGATTAGGCTGAGAATAAATTATTGGTTAAATACCAGGGTCGGACAATCAATCTCACGCCCATCTAGCTTTAGAACTAATGCCAAATTATTGGTTTTTGCTTTACGTAATTTATCAAGTGAGGCTGATGCAGCGATACTTGCTCTTAGTGCTTACGCTGCTGCATTACGCCGCGCACTCTCATCAAAAGCTTCGATATTCTTCCTTGATGAAGCGCCAATTTTATTTCAATTTGACGCGATCGCTGAGTTGATTGGGCGATTATGTGCCAACGGTGCTAAGTCTGGTATTCGCGTCATACTTTCGGCTCAAGAAGCTGAGACTATATACCAAACTAAAGCCGCACAGAAGATATTTAGCAATATGACTACACGCTTAGTAGGCAGGATTCAATCATCGGCTGTTGATCCGTTTATTGTTCGCTTTAAATATCCCACTGAAATTATTAGGGTCAACAGTACAGAAGCTTTTTATCCGAAAAAGGAGGGGATTTATTCTAATTGGCTCTTAGATGATAATGGCAAACTCACATTCTGTAGATACTATCCGGCTTACTGCTTATTAGCTTCCGTTGCTAATAATCCTAATGAGCAGGAATTACGCAGTCTGTTTCTCAAAGAATACAAAGATAATCCTCTGCTTGGGTTAGTCAAATTTAGTGAGGATTACATCAGGATGATTCGGGGAGAAAATTTATCAGACTTGGCTAAAAGGTTGATTTTAAAATCAAATTCACAGCAGGTAGCGTAA
- a CDS encoding TrbI/VirB10 family protein, which produces MSIDNNKNGSGATLEDLLHIDDANKSNGNKAPEPETLLVTTKHTFVTSPWSRLAIITVPFGVGFLAIFWMLNGVFNPPTPQKTVQKQEELTTTEQAQQTEEGDGDARAKLALSDQQAELNKINKGQPTPVKVEETPKVVPRTPPSPRPAPSPVPRTAPQPIRTYTPQPTRTNFAPRPLISASARTVTSIDPLEQINKLRSIGSYGKIAYAESSINNQSSLDPAQNLPNQSQEQTDFNNNVDNDTSAQTTQQDSNDSIEKIRPRWQAQSQAKSDKYLDQERQILEGKQTRYLTVGTFANGVIVTPLVQATVNSSVGQQTSTPNNTRSVARLTQDLRDNYGQVAIQAGTLLAVELVSVDGGVSAIAHVRAIMKDNTEYPISTGAISVTGEGGRPLIAKKLQDRGGEIARNDLFGGAVSALGKVGEIINQPDTEEEIRDDLTAITRRRTSGNRRNITGALLEGFFGQVSQNVSQRNQRATQEISSLPNVWYIAAGTKVTITVNRSLELP; this is translated from the coding sequence ATGAGTATAGATAATAATAAAAATGGTTCAGGAGCGACTCTAGAGGATTTACTTCATATAGATGATGCCAATAAAAGTAATGGGAATAAAGCGCCAGAACCAGAGACTCTGTTAGTAACGACTAAGCACACATTTGTTACTTCTCCTTGGTCAAGACTGGCAATAATCACTGTGCCTTTTGGTGTAGGATTTTTAGCGATATTCTGGATGCTTAATGGTGTATTTAATCCGCCTACTCCGCAAAAAACTGTTCAAAAACAAGAAGAACTAACAACTACTGAACAAGCCCAACAAACTGAAGAAGGCGATGGTGATGCCAGGGCAAAACTAGCCTTATCTGATCAACAGGCAGAACTGAACAAAATAAACAAAGGGCAACCAACACCAGTAAAAGTTGAGGAGACTCCAAAGGTTGTACCAAGAACGCCGCCGTCGCCACGTCCTGCACCAAGCCCTGTACCTCGAACTGCACCACAACCAATTAGAACCTACACTCCACAACCAACACGCACGAATTTTGCTCCTAGACCCTTGATATCTGCATCTGCGCGGACAGTCACATCCATAGATCCACTTGAACAAATCAACAAACTCCGTAGCATCGGTTCCTATGGCAAAATCGCCTATGCCGAATCTAGCATCAACAACCAATCTTCATTAGACCCGGCTCAAAATTTACCTAATCAATCACAAGAGCAAACTGATTTTAATAATAATGTAGATAATGATACTTCTGCCCAAACCACACAGCAAGACTCAAACGACTCGATTGAAAAGATCCGCCCTCGGTGGCAAGCCCAATCTCAAGCTAAGTCGGATAAATATTTAGACCAGGAACGGCAAATACTTGAAGGTAAACAAACTCGCTACCTCACTGTTGGTACTTTTGCTAATGGTGTGATTGTTACCCCATTAGTTCAAGCCACAGTTAATAGCTCTGTTGGGCAACAAACATCAACACCTAATAACACTAGGTCAGTCGCTCGACTAACTCAAGATTTACGCGATAACTATGGGCAAGTAGCAATACAGGCCGGAACTTTATTGGCAGTCGAGCTAGTTTCGGTTGATGGTGGCGTAAGTGCGATCGCTCATGTTCGGGCTATCATGAAAGATAATACCGAGTACCCGATCTCGACTGGTGCAATATCTGTGACTGGGGAAGGTGGCAGACCTTTAATAGCCAAAAAACTTCAAGACAGGGGCGGCGAGATTGCCCGTAATGACTTGTTTGGTGGTGCTGTGTCTGCATTGGGAAAAGTTGGAGAAATTATTAACCAACCCGATACCGAAGAGGAAATTAGAGATGATTTGACTGCCATTACCAGAAGGCGTACTAGTGGCAATCGTCGCAATATTACTGGTGCATTGCTCGAAGGGTTTTTTGGTCAAGTTAGCCAAAACGTCAGTCAACGTAATCAACGTGCTACCCAAGAAATATCTTCTCTACCCAACGTTTGGTATATTGCGGCGGGTACTAAAGTCACCATTACAGTTAATCGCTCTTTAGAGTTGCCATGA